A single genomic interval of Microbacterium sp. BLY harbors:
- a CDS encoding aldehyde dehydrogenase family protein codes for MIVFTATGDDWADRATALSLRTGMFIDGAWQDGTAEPLAPVSPRDGRSLPPVAAASPADVDRAVRSARAAFDSGVWSRIAPRERGQRLIAFAQAIHDNAEELALTISLEMGKPVREALQTELRAVVTCFRWYGEAADKVLDELPVTAPGSLALVTREPAGVVAAVVPWNFPLTMTAWKLAPALAVGNSVVLKPAEHTTFSALRLAELAHEAGIPAGVLNVTPGAGHIAGRALGEHPDVDVVTFTGSPEVGRRFLGYSAASNGKRVWPELGGKTASLVLPDADLERAVRATADGCFYNQGQMCTASSRLLVPRAQRDRALEIAAEVAHTTLPADPFDVSTSMGAIVSEKQLAGIAGFVARAQADGAELAAGTAERFAAVDGGSYFAPVVLGVTPEHEVARREVFGPVLSVIAYDDVEDALAIANGTEYGLAAALWSADLNAVHTLSRRLKAGVVWVNCFEEGDMTIPFGGVKGSGFGRDKSLHAMEKFTDLKTTWIELS; via the coding sequence ATGATCGTGTTCACGGCTACAGGAGACGACTGGGCGGATCGCGCGACTGCGCTGTCCCTGCGCACCGGGATGTTCATCGACGGCGCCTGGCAGGACGGCACCGCCGAGCCCCTGGCGCCGGTCAGCCCCCGTGACGGCCGTTCCCTGCCGCCGGTCGCCGCCGCCTCCCCCGCCGACGTGGACCGCGCCGTCCGCTCCGCCCGCGCCGCCTTCGACTCCGGCGTCTGGTCGCGCATCGCCCCGCGCGAGCGCGGACAGCGCCTGATCGCCTTCGCGCAGGCGATCCACGACAACGCCGAGGAGCTCGCTCTCACGATCTCTCTCGAGATGGGCAAGCCGGTCCGCGAAGCCCTGCAGACCGAGCTGCGGGCGGTCGTCACCTGCTTCCGCTGGTACGGCGAGGCGGCCGACAAGGTGCTCGACGAGCTCCCGGTCACCGCGCCCGGCAGTCTCGCCCTCGTCACCCGGGAACCCGCCGGCGTCGTCGCCGCCGTCGTGCCGTGGAACTTCCCGCTCACGATGACCGCCTGGAAGCTCGCGCCCGCACTCGCGGTCGGCAACAGCGTCGTCCTCAAGCCCGCCGAGCACACCACGTTCTCCGCCCTGCGCCTGGCCGAGCTCGCCCACGAGGCCGGCATCCCGGCCGGTGTGCTGAACGTCACCCCGGGCGCCGGTCACATCGCCGGCCGTGCCCTCGGCGAGCACCCCGACGTCGACGTCGTCACGTTCACCGGCTCGCCCGAGGTCGGCCGACGGTTCCTCGGATACTCGGCCGCGTCGAACGGCAAGCGCGTGTGGCCGGAGCTCGGCGGGAAGACCGCGAGCCTCGTGCTGCCGGACGCCGATCTGGAGCGGGCCGTCCGTGCGACCGCCGACGGCTGCTTCTACAACCAGGGGCAGATGTGCACCGCCTCGTCCCGGCTGCTCGTCCCCCGGGCGCAGCGGGACCGCGCCCTGGAGATCGCCGCGGAGGTGGCGCACACCACCCTCCCGGCCGACCCGTTCGACGTGTCCACGTCGATGGGCGCGATCGTCAGTGAGAAGCAGCTCGCCGGGATCGCCGGATTCGTCGCCCGCGCGCAGGCCGATGGCGCCGAACTCGCGGCCGGCACCGCCGAGCGGTTCGCGGCCGTCGACGGCGGCAGCTACTTCGCCCCGGTCGTGCTCGGGGTGACCCCGGAGCACGAGGTCGCGCGCCGTGAGGTCTTCGGCCCCGTGTTGTCGGTCATCGCGTACGACGACGTGGAGGACGCCCTCGCGATCGCCAACGGCACCGAGTACGGTCTCGCCGCCGCGCTGTGGAGCGCCGACCTCAACGCGGTGCACACGCTCTCCCGGCGTCTGAAGGCGGGAGTCGTCTGGGTCAACTGCTTCGAGGAGGGCGACATGACCATTCCCTTCGGCGGAGTCAAGGGCTCCGGCTTCGGGCGGGACAAGAGCCTGCACGCGATGGAGAAGTTCACCGACCTGAAGACCACCTGGATCGAGCTGTCGTGA
- a CDS encoding ABC transporter permease: MVRSVPILGRILAILLGVVVTLYMLVPLLVVAGASVSENRFLTFPGQGFTLDWYVDALTSDTYLEPFRLSLVVGVTVAILAAAVGTAAALALTRFRIPGGAAIQALLMSPLTIPTIILAIGALSIASLTIGSPNVGVLIAIHVVIAIPYVMRTVTGVMTRADHFTEEAARTLGASTWNRYRLVVLPIARPGIAAGAFFAFNISFDDAVIALFLRTPQLETLPIAIYGQLEFSTSPTVAAVSTLMVLLTVVLMIVLERIIGLGRLFV, translated from the coding sequence ATGGTCCGTTCCGTCCCGATCCTCGGCCGCATCCTGGCGATCCTCCTCGGCGTCGTCGTGACGCTGTACATGCTCGTCCCGCTGCTGGTCGTCGCCGGCGCGTCCGTCAGCGAGAACCGGTTCCTCACCTTCCCCGGTCAGGGCTTCACGCTCGACTGGTACGTGGACGCCCTCACGTCCGACACCTATCTCGAGCCGTTTCGCCTGAGCCTGGTCGTGGGGGTGACGGTCGCGATCCTCGCGGCGGCCGTCGGCACGGCGGCCGCGCTCGCGCTCACCCGCTTCCGCATCCCCGGCGGCGCGGCGATCCAGGCGCTGCTGATGTCGCCGCTGACGATCCCGACGATCATCCTGGCGATCGGCGCGCTGTCGATCGCCTCGCTCACGATCGGCTCGCCGAACGTCGGTGTGCTCATCGCCATCCACGTCGTCATCGCGATCCCCTACGTCATGCGGACCGTGACCGGGGTGATGACGCGCGCCGACCACTTCACGGAGGAGGCCGCCCGCACCCTGGGCGCCAGCACGTGGAACCGCTACCGTCTCGTGGTGCTGCCCATCGCCCGTCCGGGCATCGCCGCCGGTGCCTTCTTCGCCTTCAACATCTCGTTCGACGATGCGGTCATCGCCCTCTTCCTGCGCACCCCGCAGCTGGAGACGCTGCCCATCGCCATCTACGGCCAGCTGGAGTTCAGCACGTCGCCCACCGTGGCGGCCGTCTCGACCCTCATGGTCCTGCTCACCGTCGTCCTCATGATCGTCCTCGAACGCATCATCGGCCTGGGAAGGTTGTTCGTCTGA
- a CDS encoding DUF3830 family protein yields MTKQVFLEYDNGVRAVATLFEDLAPRTCEAMWGALEKPVTMQAMHAMYAGPEVMVGLPEEAQNFDPEAVPAENQQVVPAPGDLQWYWQRPMQMGGLPFEWYEIGVFYDRGARTLGPLGWTPVNIWAGITEGLAEFAQESAAIRIDGAKQLTIGRLV; encoded by the coding sequence ATGACCAAGCAGGTCTTCCTCGAGTACGACAACGGCGTCCGCGCCGTGGCCACCCTGTTCGAGGACCTCGCCCCTCGCACGTGCGAGGCGATGTGGGGTGCGCTGGAGAAGCCGGTCACCATGCAGGCCATGCACGCCATGTACGCCGGGCCCGAGGTCATGGTCGGCCTCCCCGAGGAGGCGCAGAACTTCGACCCGGAGGCCGTGCCCGCGGAGAACCAGCAGGTGGTGCCCGCTCCGGGCGATCTGCAGTGGTACTGGCAGCGTCCCATGCAGATGGGCGGCCTGCCGTTCGAGTGGTACGAGATCGGAGTCTTCTACGATCGTGGTGCCCGTACTCTCGGCCCCCTCGGATGGACACCCGTCAACATCTGGGCCGGCATCACCGAAGGACTCGCGGAGTTCGCTCAGGAGAGCGCCGCGATCCGCATCGACGGAGCGAAGCAGCTCACCATCGGACGCCTGGTCTAG
- a CDS encoding polyamine ABC transporter substrate-binding protein — translation MNTRRILTAGALVATGALVLAGCASGDGESSSGGDKEFAGETLVVTSFGGDWEKAFIEAVVDPFEEETGAKVELITLYSADALAQVTAQKASPQIDVVHFSGGQEFTAAEQGLIAPIAVDDLSESGDLIDIATAGLERGEGPVIQLAPIGLVYNTDADAPAPTSWEDLFDEAYAGHIALTDFSNTYGVLSMLRVADTLGGGIDDPSAAIEDLGALASSGDAIVVPTSPDLQTAFAQRGTWLAPYAMDYAGTLQDAGLPVEFIVPEEGATASLITANVVEGRDNPELATLFIDYELRPEAQAVFAENMRYSPVNTKAELSDEAAESVLTGDELDDVVVYAPGDIAASRQAWTDEWNALITK, via the coding sequence ATGAACACCCGTAGAATCCTCACCGCCGGAGCGCTCGTCGCCACCGGCGCCCTCGTCCTCGCCGGCTGCGCGTCCGGCGACGGCGAGTCCTCGTCCGGTGGTGACAAGGAGTTCGCCGGCGAGACCCTGGTCGTCACGTCGTTCGGCGGCGACTGGGAGAAGGCCTTCATCGAGGCCGTCGTCGACCCGTTCGAGGAGGAGACCGGCGCGAAGGTCGAGCTGATCACCCTGTACAGCGCCGACGCTCTCGCGCAGGTCACAGCCCAGAAGGCAAGCCCCCAGATCGACGTCGTGCACTTCTCCGGCGGGCAGGAGTTCACCGCCGCGGAGCAGGGCCTCATCGCCCCGATCGCCGTCGACGACCTGTCCGAGTCGGGTGACCTCATCGACATCGCGACCGCCGGGCTCGAGCGCGGCGAGGGTCCGGTGATCCAGCTGGCCCCGATCGGTCTCGTCTACAACACCGACGCGGACGCCCCGGCGCCCACCTCGTGGGAGGACCTGTTCGACGAGGCCTACGCCGGGCACATCGCCCTGACGGACTTCTCGAACACGTACGGCGTGCTGTCGATGCTCCGCGTGGCCGACACGCTCGGGGGCGGCATCGACGACCCGTCCGCGGCCATCGAAGACCTCGGCGCGCTGGCGTCGTCGGGTGACGCGATCGTCGTCCCGACGTCGCCCGACCTGCAGACCGCCTTCGCCCAGCGCGGCACCTGGCTCGCGCCGTACGCGATGGACTACGCGGGAACCCTGCAGGACGCCGGTCTGCCCGTCGAGTTCATCGTCCCGGAGGAGGGCGCCACCGCGTCGCTCATCACGGCGAACGTCGTCGAGGGCCGGGACAACCCCGAGCTGGCGACGCTCTTCATCGACTACGAGCTGCGCCCCGAAGCGCAGGCCGTCTTCGCGGAGAACATGCGCTACTCCCCCGTCAACACGAAGGCCGAGCTGTCGGACGAGGCGGCCGAGTCCGTGCTCACCGGCGACGAGCTCGACGACGTCGTGGTCTACGCCCCGGGCGACATCGCCGCGTCGCGTCAGGCCTGGACCGATGAGTGGAATGCGCTGATCACCAAATGA
- a CDS encoding ABC transporter ATP-binding protein, which translates to MTTLTITALTKDFKGTKVLKGIDLSMRSGEFVSLLGPSGCGKTTLLRCIAGLESPTSGTIEIAGQDVTKLPPEKRHLGMMFQSYALFPHMSVVENVRFGLRMSGEKPKAEQKELAVRALERVQMGHLADRMPAQLSGGQQQRVALARAIAFEPRVLLLDEPLSNLDARLREDMQVELKELHRTLGLTTVFVTHDQEEAMSLSDRIVLMNGGVIEQEGAPAELYSAPRTPFAADFIGAANLLPATRSGAVATIDGTGVQVPLTGAGPDGSGEVVLRQEDLRLSAVAGPDAPVPVEVIAHVYRGADVVYIVELAGRRLRVVRPRHEDALPEGAAGLGWRDGAVLWIPAA; encoded by the coding sequence ATGACAACGCTCACCATCACTGCTCTCACCAAGGACTTCAAGGGGACGAAGGTGCTCAAGGGCATCGACCTCTCCATGCGGTCCGGCGAGTTCGTCTCGCTCCTGGGCCCGTCGGGCTGCGGGAAGACGACGCTGCTGCGCTGCATCGCCGGTCTCGAGTCGCCCACGAGCGGCACGATCGAGATCGCGGGGCAGGACGTCACGAAGCTGCCGCCGGAGAAGCGTCATCTCGGCATGATGTTCCAGAGCTACGCCCTCTTCCCGCACATGAGCGTGGTCGAGAACGTGCGCTTCGGTCTGCGCATGTCCGGCGAGAAGCCGAAGGCGGAGCAGAAGGAGCTCGCCGTCCGGGCGCTGGAGCGCGTGCAGATGGGCCACCTCGCCGACCGGATGCCGGCGCAGCTGTCGGGCGGCCAGCAGCAGCGTGTGGCCCTGGCGCGGGCGATCGCGTTCGAGCCGCGTGTCCTCCTCCTCGACGAGCCGCTGTCGAACCTCGATGCCCGCCTCCGCGAGGACATGCAGGTCGAGCTGAAGGAGCTGCACCGCACGCTCGGCCTCACCACCGTCTTCGTCACCCACGACCAGGAGGAGGCGATGAGCCTCTCCGACCGCATCGTGCTCATGAACGGCGGGGTGATCGAGCAGGAGGGCGCTCCGGCGGAGCTCTACAGTGCGCCGCGCACCCCGTTCGCCGCCGACTTCATCGGGGCAGCGAACCTCCTCCCCGCGACGCGGTCCGGAGCGGTCGCGACCATCGACGGGACGGGCGTGCAGGTGCCGCTGACGGGTGCCGGGCCGGACGGTTCGGGTGAGGTCGTGCTGCGGCAGGAGGATCTGCGCCTGTCGGCCGTCGCCGGCCCGGATGCGCCGGTTCCGGTCGAGGTCATCGCACACGTGTATCGCGGTGCGGACGTGGTCTACATCGTCGAACTCGCCGGGCGCCGGCTCCGGGTGGTGCGCCCTCGGCACGAGGATGCCCTGCCGGAGGGTGCCGCCGGGCTCGGCTGGCGCGACGGCGCCGTCCTCTGGATCCCGGCCGCGTGA
- a CDS encoding ABC transporter permease: MSVRTRKEPWLLLLPAIVLLALAFLTPVAGMLLMSVQSPAGGFTLDNFTRLFASEYHLQAALRSLRLGVIQTVITLVIAIPLSYIMARAGSKVRSFLLIVVILPLMTSVVVRTFGWVVLMGPAGLMMQIPGAEFLVGGTQGFLGTETGVVIAMVQVLLPFAVLSILGVISGIKPQLEEASRTLGAGFWRTLRHVVLPLSVPGIVAGASLVFVLSVSSFITPRFIGGSQIPVFAQTIYVDATTNLDWAFAAAQAVLLFAGVMLVLAGTSRLGKQKV, from the coding sequence ATGAGCGTCCGAACCCGTAAGGAGCCCTGGCTCCTGCTCCTGCCGGCGATCGTGCTGCTCGCGCTCGCCTTCCTCACCCCGGTGGCCGGCATGCTTCTCATGAGCGTGCAATCGCCGGCAGGCGGGTTCACCCTCGACAACTTCACCCGCTTGTTCGCGAGTGAGTATCACCTCCAGGCGGCGCTGCGCTCGCTCCGCCTGGGGGTGATCCAGACGGTGATCACCCTGGTCATCGCCATCCCGCTGTCGTACATCATGGCGCGTGCCGGATCGAAGGTGCGCTCGTTCCTCCTCATCGTCGTCATCCTGCCGCTGATGACGAGCGTCGTCGTCCGCACGTTCGGATGGGTGGTGCTCATGGGACCGGCCGGTCTGATGATGCAGATCCCCGGCGCGGAGTTCCTCGTCGGCGGCACGCAGGGCTTCCTCGGCACCGAGACCGGTGTGGTGATCGCGATGGTGCAGGTCCTGCTGCCGTTCGCGGTGCTCAGCATCCTCGGCGTGATCTCCGGCATCAAGCCGCAGCTGGAGGAGGCCTCCCGGACGCTCGGCGCCGGGTTCTGGCGCACGCTGCGCCACGTCGTGCTGCCCCTGTCCGTGCCCGGCATCGTCGCGGGCGCCTCCCTGGTGTTCGTCCTCTCCGTGAGCTCGTTCATCACGCCGCGCTTCATCGGCGGCTCGCAGATCCCCGTGTTCGCGCAGACGATCTACGTCGACGCGACCACCAACCTCGACTGGGCGTTCGCGGCCGCACAGGCCGTGCTGCTGTTCGCGGGCGTCATGCTCGTGCTCGCCGGCACGTCCCGTCTCGGGAAGCAGAAGGTGTGA
- a CDS encoding Lrp/AsnC family transcriptional regulator encodes MPANDALADETDRIVAAALQVNGRASWGEIARAVDLPERTVARRGQRLLDRGLVRVSTYVDPARVLHARAVLFRITTEPHALWHVARTLARRADASSVSVLEGSSDIAGMLLPHDDASIRELLFTDFPEVEGIASINVTTVLKFFRSGHDWRVGVLSDEQVRMLDESSGSEVDPADALSADEEALIRLLLKDGRMPVAQLARALGLNVTTTRRRMESLNRRGLMHPRTEIVPSLFGLGLEALVWLRVPMDRLEKVGTALAAAPEVKFVVATTGTSQLLMNVLVRDADEFYDFLTGPSVAGHDGLEVVESLVVITPVLRGSLIVDEAPEALAQDMPTGAIRL; translated from the coding sequence GTGCCTGCGAACGATGCCCTGGCCGATGAGACCGATCGGATCGTCGCGGCGGCCCTGCAGGTGAACGGCCGCGCGTCCTGGGGGGAGATCGCCCGCGCGGTCGACCTCCCCGAGCGGACCGTCGCCCGCCGCGGGCAACGCCTGCTCGACCGGGGACTGGTGCGCGTCTCGACCTACGTCGACCCGGCCCGCGTGCTCCACGCGCGGGCGGTGCTGTTCCGCATCACGACCGAACCGCATGCGCTGTGGCATGTCGCCCGCACCCTCGCCCGGCGTGCCGACGCGTCGTCCGTATCGGTCCTCGAGGGCAGCAGCGACATCGCCGGGATGCTCCTCCCCCACGACGACGCGTCGATCCGCGAGCTGCTGTTCACGGACTTCCCCGAGGTCGAGGGCATCGCGTCGATCAACGTCACCACGGTGCTGAAGTTCTTCCGCTCCGGGCACGACTGGCGGGTGGGGGTGCTGTCGGACGAGCAGGTGCGGATGCTGGACGAGTCGTCGGGCTCCGAAGTCGATCCGGCGGATGCCCTGAGCGCGGACGAGGAGGCGCTGATCCGCCTGCTGCTGAAGGACGGGCGGATGCCGGTCGCGCAGCTCGCCCGAGCGCTCGGCCTGAACGTCACTACGACGCGCCGTCGGATGGAGTCGCTCAACCGCCGCGGACTCATGCACCCGCGGACCGAGATCGTGCCGAGCCTCTTCGGCCTCGGACTGGAGGCCCTCGTGTGGCTGCGGGTGCCGATGGACCGGCTGGAGAAGGTCGGCACCGCTCTCGCGGCGGCCCCCGAGGTGAAGTTCGTCGTCGCGACGACCGGCACGTCACAGCTGCTCATGAACGTGCTCGTGCGCGACGCGGACGAGTTCTACGACTTCCTCACCGGCCCCTCGGTCGCCGGTCATGACGGGCTGGAGGTCGTGGAGTCGCTCGTGGTGATCACGCCGGTGCTGCGCGGCTCGCTGATCGTCGACGAGGCCCCGGAGGCGCTGGCGCAGGACATGCCGACGGGAGCCATTCGCCTATAG
- a CDS encoding metallophosphoesterase family protein: MTSSTPAVRWRRRGLTSVALLAVLGGAVVAPAALAAPDPDVPTGSLITGDTAWHYLDDGSDPSPAPAALRDWTLPAYDDSAWKTAPGSFGAKNGALAPVGPQTPKTLLTHYLDGVKAPAVPTYFFRTTFELEPGVAAQVAALQSTVTFDDAIIVWINGTEVARYVDGRITDTANVEYAGDSNGDPLTSTFSAEGDLLHDGTNTIAVSLFQDRATSSDIYFDMSSLTLVEAADPGAPVVAPPTRVILTPTEKPEVSQSFSWLAGDASHTMGQVEIGLASGGDTRTVDAYDAGVVNGNPNKHFSATVTDLTPATAYRYRVGLPGSWSDWYEFRTADPKASDFQFIYYGDAQIGLDTTWPSVVKQAEANAPRSIGSVHAGDLINTSSNENEWVNWFKGMKDSAVRTNVMAAPGNHEYSGDKLLTAWKAAFEYPHNNPSTSSIGELANLAKGDSEVAQQYRAFFDHWSSFAAETAYYTDYQGVRFITLNATRDTTFLTPAGLPSCTGADCPSSQIGTLWTRFQAAWLDLLLQNSPSKWNVVTFHQPVFSASAGRDEPVLRAEWLPVFQRNDIDLVLMGHDHTYARGYVNTDATDTAGLTTGPVYVVSNSGAKHYDLETPEKNVWTNNGATQVLRGEGVTTYQVIDVSKDQLVYRSYLAEKTADASTDLPVGAVYDTFTVTKSDAGEKWVTEAGVTPPVTEEPEPETPATVELGASSVAPGGTLAVSGSGFAAGAELALELRSDPVSLGTVTAAADGTFSRTVTIPAGTPAGTHTLAVIRPDGTEVTASLTVTAAAGGGAVVPGESGSGGATDGDLATTGADSMPFVIGAIVLLAAGLGLFALRRRRATAVVESTDTE, from the coding sequence ATGACCTCCTCCACCCCTGCGGTCCGGTGGCGTCGTCGCGGACTGACGTCCGTCGCGCTGCTCGCCGTGCTCGGCGGCGCCGTCGTCGCTCCCGCGGCCCTCGCCGCGCCGGACCCCGACGTGCCGACCGGCTCGCTCATCACCGGCGACACCGCCTGGCACTACCTCGACGACGGCTCCGACCCGTCGCCCGCCCCTGCCGCACTGCGCGACTGGACGCTGCCCGCGTACGACGACAGCGCCTGGAAGACGGCGCCCGGCAGCTTCGGCGCGAAGAACGGCGCGCTCGCACCGGTCGGACCGCAGACCCCGAAGACGCTGCTCACCCACTACCTCGACGGCGTGAAGGCGCCGGCCGTGCCGACGTACTTCTTCCGCACGACGTTCGAGCTGGAGCCCGGGGTCGCCGCGCAGGTCGCCGCCCTGCAGAGCACCGTCACCTTCGACGACGCGATCATCGTGTGGATCAACGGCACCGAGGTGGCCCGCTACGTCGACGGGCGCATCACCGACACGGCCAACGTGGAGTACGCCGGCGATTCGAACGGCGACCCCCTGACGAGCACGTTCAGCGCCGAGGGCGACCTCCTCCACGACGGCACGAACACCATCGCGGTGTCGCTGTTCCAGGACCGCGCGACGAGTTCCGACATCTACTTCGACATGTCGTCGCTCACGCTCGTCGAGGCCGCCGACCCCGGTGCGCCGGTCGTCGCCCCGCCCACGCGCGTCATCCTCACCCCGACCGAGAAGCCCGAGGTCTCGCAGTCGTTCTCGTGGCTCGCCGGCGACGCCTCGCACACGATGGGGCAGGTCGAGATCGGCCTCGCGTCCGGCGGCGACACCCGCACGGTCGACGCGTACGATGCCGGGGTCGTGAACGGCAACCCGAACAAGCACTTCTCGGCGACGGTCACCGACCTCACCCCCGCCACGGCGTACCGCTACCGGGTGGGTCTGCCCGGCAGCTGGAGCGACTGGTACGAGTTCCGCACGGCGGACCCGAAGGCGAGCGACTTCCAGTTCATCTACTACGGCGACGCGCAGATCGGTCTCGACACCACGTGGCCGAGCGTCGTGAAGCAGGCCGAGGCGAACGCGCCGCGATCCATCGGCTCCGTGCACGCGGGTGACCTCATCAACACGTCCAGCAACGAGAACGAGTGGGTCAACTGGTTCAAGGGCATGAAGGACTCCGCCGTGCGCACCAACGTGATGGCGGCTCCCGGCAACCACGAGTACTCGGGCGACAAGCTCCTCACCGCCTGGAAGGCCGCGTTCGAGTACCCGCACAACAACCCCTCCACGAGCTCGATCGGGGAACTGGCGAACCTGGCGAAGGGCGATTCGGAGGTCGCGCAGCAGTACCGGGCGTTCTTCGACCACTGGAGCTCGTTCGCCGCCGAGACGGCGTACTACACCGACTACCAGGGCGTCCGCTTCATCACCCTGAACGCGACCCGCGACACGACCTTCCTCACCCCCGCCGGGCTCCCGTCCTGCACGGGCGCGGACTGCCCCTCGTCGCAGATCGGCACCCTGTGGACGCGCTTCCAGGCGGCGTGGCTCGATCTCCTGCTGCAGAACAGCCCGTCGAAGTGGAACGTCGTCACGTTCCACCAGCCGGTGTTCTCCGCGTCGGCCGGTCGTGACGAGCCGGTGCTCCGTGCCGAGTGGCTGCCCGTGTTCCAGCGCAACGACATCGACCTCGTGCTCATGGGTCACGATCACACGTACGCCCGCGGCTATGTGAACACGGACGCCACCGACACCGCCGGACTCACCACCGGGCCGGTCTACGTCGTGTCGAACTCGGGCGCCAAGCACTACGACCTGGAGACCCCGGAGAAGAACGTCTGGACCAACAACGGCGCCACCCAGGTGCTGCGCGGCGAAGGCGTCACGACCTACCAGGTCATCGACGTCTCGAAGGACCAGCTCGTCTACCGGTCGTACCTCGCGGAGAAGACCGCCGACGCGTCGACCGACCTCCCCGTCGGCGCCGTCTACGACACGTTCACGGTGACGAAGTCGGACGCGGGTGAGAAGTGGGTCACCGAGGCCGGGGTCACCCCGCCGGTCACCGAGGAGCCGGAGCCCGAGACGCCCGCGACGGTGGAGCTGGGTGCGTCGTCCGTCGCGCCCGGCGGCACTCTCGCGGTGTCGGGCAGCGGCTTCGCGGCCGGTGCTGAGCTGGCGCTCGAACTCCGCTCGGACCCGGTCTCGCTGGGCACGGTCACGGCGGCGGCGGATGGGACGTTCTCCCGCACGGTCACCATCCCCGCCGGCACCCCGGCCGGCACGCACACGCTCGCCGTGATCCGTCCCGACGGCACCGAGGTCACCGCCTCGCTCACCGTCACCGCGGCGGCGGGCGGCGGAGCGGTCGTCCCCGGCGAGAGCGGCTCGGGGGGCGCCACCGACGGCGACCTCGCGACGACGGGCGCCGACAGCATGCCGTTCGTCATCGGGGCCATCGTGCTGCTCGCCGCCGGCCTCGGCCTGTTCGCCCTGCGTCGCCGCCGTGCGACCGCGGTCGTCGAGTCGACGGACACGGAGTAA
- a CDS encoding gamma-glutamyl-gamma-aminobutyrate hydrolase family protein: protein MTRPLIGITTWRRSIDTDLGTGRPAHSLGTEYAAPIEAAGGAVVLLPPTAGVDEVLDRLDGLVLSGGEDVHPSHYGAEPQDGKSYDSARDGYEIALALGARERGLPVLAICRGLQVCTVAFGGSLIVDIPATEHHHPVRGADEQLSARHPVTFAEGSRLAALYGTRSRVVNTIHHQAVDAPAPGLRPVAWAPDGIVEAVESDDDWAFWAVQWHPEKMIAPEEAAEERPLFAAYVAAARERAAEPSAAQKGTR, encoded by the coding sequence GTGACCCGCCCGCTCATCGGCATCACCACCTGGCGCCGCTCCATCGACACCGACCTCGGCACGGGCCGGCCCGCGCACAGTCTCGGCACCGAGTACGCCGCGCCGATCGAGGCCGCGGGCGGCGCCGTCGTGCTGCTGCCCCCGACCGCCGGCGTGGACGAGGTCCTCGACCGGCTCGACGGCCTGGTGCTCTCCGGCGGGGAGGACGTGCATCCGTCCCACTACGGCGCCGAACCGCAGGACGGGAAGTCCTACGACTCGGCCCGCGACGGCTACGAGATCGCGCTGGCCCTCGGGGCCCGCGAGCGCGGTCTCCCGGTGCTCGCGATCTGTCGCGGCCTCCAGGTCTGCACCGTCGCCTTCGGCGGTTCCCTGATCGTCGACATCCCCGCCACCGAGCACCACCATCCGGTGCGCGGCGCCGACGAGCAGCTCTCCGCGCGACACCCCGTCACGTTCGCGGAGGGCAGTCGCCTCGCCGCGCTCTACGGGACGCGGTCCCGCGTCGTGAACACCATCCACCACCAGGCCGTCGATGCTCCCGCTCCCGGTCTGCGCCCCGTCGCCTGGGCGCCCGACGGCATCGTCGAGGCCGTCGAATCCGACGACGACTGGGCCTTCTGGGCGGTGCAGTGGCACCCCGAGAAGATGATCGCCCCCGAAGAGGCCGCCGAGGAGCGCCCGCTGTTCGCGGCGTACGTCGCGGCCGCCCGTGAACGCGCAGCGGAACCGTCCGCTGCCCAGAAAGGAACACGATGA